The nucleotide window ATTGTCTGATTATCGGGCGTAACGCCGTTTTTCAATAACGGCAAAATATCAAGAACAATATCGTTGAAAGATGCGAGTTTATTCTCCCGTTCCATACGTCGTAAATAACTTATTAAATAATACTTTATTCGCAATCGAACGTCTATTTGCGTTTGAAATTTTGTGTTCTTTTTTATACGGTATTTCTCAGTTTTGTCGTCGTAGTCAAATCTGTCGGACAATATCGGCGTCAAATCGACGTATTCCTTCTTTAATAAATCCAAAAAGCCCAATTCAAGCCCTTTGATAATCAATTCGTCGTTTATCTGTTCAAGCGTCGCACCGTCGTGTTTTGCAATAATTCCTTCAACGGTTTGTAGCACTATTTCTCCTATATCCATTCCCAAGTTCGCTTTTAATACCGCTCTTGGGCTGCGAACTTTACGAAAATTTATAATCAATTCCCCCGACAAAACAGTAAAAGGGTTTTGTCGTTTTTTAAAAGAAGTTTGTCCGTTTTTTTGAGGAACAGCTCCTATATATTCAAAGCCGCATTTCTCGCAGGTCTCTATAATCAAATGCCAGAATTCCGGGTCTTTGTGTGCAAAAACGAATGAAAGCCAGCGATCAAATTTCAAAACGCGATACATCTCTTTTATGCTTTGCGCAATCAGGTCGTTGTATTCGTTTTTGGTTTTGTTGTGTTCGCCGCCTTCGATTGCCTCCAAATCGTAGTCTTCCTCGTTTACATCCAAATCAAGCCAAGCGTTCCACATAACAGATAAATCCAAATACGGAATTTTTTTGCCGTATGGCGGATCTGTATAAATATAATCCACACTTTCGTTATCCAAAAATGATAAATTTGTCGCCGTACCTTTAACAATTTTATAGTTATCGACAGTATTTTCATTTATAGAGCGCTTTATTTCTTCTTTTGCGGCATAAGTTTTTTTATATTTTGTTTCAAAAATACGTAAAAGCGGCATTATCCCGGGTTTAGGCGCTATCCTGTATCTATAATAACGGAATATCGCACTGTCTCCTCCGCCGGCACTTTTAGTATAATGAAACGTCAAATTATGTTTATTCAGTGAACTTGAAAAAACAAGGAATAAAGTATCTCTTATATTCTTATCCTTTACTTTTTTTATAATTGCTTTTAACAATGCTAACTGCGCCATCTGTTTTTTACTGAATAATTTATGAACGCTGTTGACATCCGAACCTTTCGGAAGTTTTAAATCTTTGGGCAATGGATATTT belongs to Chitinispirillales bacterium and includes:
- a CDS encoding type I restriction enzyme HsdR N-terminal domain-containing protein yields the protein KEFNESSVRAAIIEPLLKALGFREETIVREKHFEMQVGSRKEKTTLIPDYLLKVENSYAWVLEAKSSDKNVMNFVDQAYSYAVHKEIRSNYFAICNGIEFVVFRTNNPENPILHFRVFEIDRYWDSLQNMLSPNCFQHGKTFAYEKPILSQEKKFDYAARPLLKEIPVKKQSAKRHFGVHGYFTRQAWNVVAEYINNFSKPGDIVLDPFGGSGVTAVEALMNGRKTISLDINPLSVFIMQSLLVPVDFHDLSQTYDKICEEYEKKEPKNNYDVKGILQKYPLPKDLKLPKGSDVNSVHKLFSKKQMAQLALLKAIIKKVKDKNIRDTLFLVFSSSLNKHNLTFHYTKSAGGGDSAIFRYYRYRIAPKPGIMPLLRIFETKYKKTYAAKEEIKRSINENTVDNYKIVKGTATNLSFLDNESVDYIYTDPPYGKKIPYLDLSVMWNAWLDLDVNEEDYDLEAIEGGEHNKTKNEYNDLIAQSIKEMYRVLKFDRWLSFVFAHKDPEFWHLIIETCEKCGFEYIGAVPQKNGQTSFKKRQNPFTVLSGELIINFRKVRSPRAVLKANLGMDIGEIVLQTVEGIIAKHDGATLEQINDELIIKGLELGFLDLLKKEYVDLTPILSDRFDYDDKTEKYRIKKNTKFQTQIDVRLRIKYYLISYLRRMERENKLASFNDIVLDILPLLKNGVTPDNQTILSVLEDICERVGEDSWRLKKENPTLFDYEY